In the Candidatus Cloacimonas sp. genome, AACTCGTCCGGGTTCTTTGCCTGTTTCCGCAGATATACAAATCCAAAGGATAATCCCTATTTTAAGTTATCTTAAAGCAAAATACCCGGAGGTATCTTTTTCCGTTGATACTCAAAAAGCTACTGTTGCGGAAAAAGCGATAGCGAATGGTGCTACCATCATCAATGATATTTCAGCTCTTAGAACTGATCCTGCTTTAGCAGAACTCTTAGCTGCCCATCCACAGGTTAAAATAATCCTGATGCATATGCAGGGAACTCCTTACACGATGCAATTAAATCCTGTTTATCAAGATGTGTTGAGGGAAATCAATGTCTTCTTTCAGGAGCGCATTGATTTTTGTGTTACCCAAGGCATTTTAAGAGAAAATATTATACTTGATCCGGGCATTGGTTTCGGGAAAAACTTGCAGCATAATTTGGCTATTCTTGCTAATTTGAAAACATTTAAGGAATTCGGTTTACCTCTTGTCGTAGGTGCCAGCAGAAAGAGTTTTATAGATAAAATTTCACCTTCGTCACCTTCACAACGCCTAGGTGGATGCCTTGCAGCTGCTTTAGTATCTGCTTTTGCAGAAATAAATATCTTGCGTGTTCACGATGTTCTTTTGCACAAGCAGTTTTTTGAGGTCTTAACTGCTATTGCCAAGGCAAAAAGGGACTAAATGGAATTTTTAATTCCCCGCTTTCAGGATATTGTAGATATTCTCATCATTGCTTTTCTCATTTATCAGGCATTGCTGATTGTGCGTAAATCCGGCGGTTATCAAGTTTTATGGGGTTTGTTGTTTGTAGTTATTCTCTATATCTTGGCAGTTGTTTTCAATTTAAAGATGGTGGGCTCGCTTTTAAGTGCTATTCGTAATTATTGGTTTATTGCCGTAGTCATTATTTTTCAGCCGGAATTGCGTTCAATTTTAGCGCGTCTTAATCTTCCGCGTGAGCTTAGCAAGGCATTTAATAAGCAGGAAAAATCCTCTCTATATGCTCCTCTGATAGATGCTGTTTCGTCAATGAGTTTTCGCAAAATAGGTGCCTTGATAGTGTTGGAAAATAAACGCAAGTTGAATGAATTTATCTATAGCGGAGAACCACTTGATGCAGCTGTTTCAATGCGTTTGATACTTACTATTTTCAATCCTAAAAGTGTGTTGCATGATGGAGCAATTATTATCCGGGATCAAAGAATTATGGCTGCCAAAGTAGTTTTACCCCTTTCCCAAAAGCCGGAATATATGCATAAATTTGGCACCAGGCATCTTGCCGGAATAGGCATCACAGAAATCAGCGATGCGATTGCGATTATTGTATCTGAACAAACAGGACAGGTTTCCGTAGCTCGTTCCGGAAAGATTCAAACCGATGTTGCCTTTGAAGAATTGTTGCAGATTTTAACTGATGCTACAAAATAACGATCCATTCCTAATCGGAATTACGGGAAATATGGGCAGCGGGAAAAGCGTCTTTTGCAATTTTCTTGCTGCCGGGAGCTTAAGAGTAATTTCGGCAGATGCTTTAGCCAATAAACATTTGGAAGACCCTGAAGTTGTCAGGGCTTTAGTTAATCGTTATTCCAAAGATATTCTTTTTTTTACAGAAGATAAAACCAAGCTGAAGATAAATCGCAAGCTTTTAGCCGAGAAGGTTTTCAATAGCGTCACAGAAACGAATTATTTGAATTCTATTATTCATCCCTTGGTGCTGAAGGACTTTCAACAAATAGTTGAACAAAGTGCCGAGAAAGCTCTTTGCTTTGAAGTTCCTCTCCTTTTTGAGGCAAATTTACAGGATTGCTTTGATTATATTATATTGATTAGTGCACCTCTGGAAACGCTTCTGCAGCGTTTGGAAAAAAGAGGGGAAGATAGAATTAAAGCTCAACAACGGTTGTTACACCAATTACCGGATACGGAAAAGCGACTTTTGGTAGATTTGGTTATTGAAAATGAAAGTGATTTGGATAAATTACAAAAAGCTGCTGCTGCTTTTATAGAAAAAATCCCGTATTTACAGTATAAAAAAACTCGTCCTTTTGCGTAAGCAACAGAAGCTATTCTTTTACCCAAAGAACCAAAGTCATTTATCCCTGCACATTTTTATTTTTTGAGTTAGCGATGATAGCGTTGCCTTTTCCTGAATGAAATTACAAGAAAGAAGCTATGTTCCTGTCAGCATATTGGGTTATAAAATTACTTTGGGGACTAATTATAAATACCTGTTGCCAAGCCACTTCCTTAACGACGCTTTAACGACTCTTTAACAATACATTAACCTCGTTAAAGAATCGTTAAAGATATTTTAAGGCAGCATAAGAGATTCAACTTAGCAGGGAAATATTTATGCAATCTTTAGATGAAAACTATATTAGGTAGGTATCCAGGAAATGACGAAAAACCGATTTTTTTCCAGAAAAAAAGCGGAGCTGCATTGAGCTCCGCTCGCTTTATTTTATTTTAACTTCAAGACCTCTCGACCTCAAAAACCTCTCGACCTCAAGACCTCTCGACCTCAAGACCTC is a window encoding:
- the coaE gene encoding dephospho-CoA kinase (Dephospho-CoA kinase (CoaE) performs the final step in coenzyme A biosynthesis.), translating into MLQNNDPFLIGITGNMGSGKSVFCNFLAAGSLRVISADALANKHLEDPEVVRALVNRYSKDILFFTEDKTKLKINRKLLAEKVFNSVTETNYLNSIIHPLVLKDFQQIVEQSAEKALCFEVPLLFEANLQDCFDYIILISAPLETLLQRLEKRGEDRIKAQQRLLHQLPDTEKRLLVDLVIENESDLDKLQKAAAAFIEKIPYLQYKKTRPFA
- the folP gene encoding dihydropteroate synthase, which translates into the protein MNEYCFPEQIPVLMGILNVTEDSFSDGAQFLDRELALKHTETMIAEGAEIIDIGAESTRPGSLPVSADIQIQRIIPILSYLKAKYPEVSFSVDTQKATVAEKAIANGATIINDISALRTDPALAELLAAHPQVKIILMHMQGTPYTMQLNPVYQDVLREINVFFQERIDFCVTQGILRENIILDPGIGFGKNLQHNLAILANLKTFKEFGLPLVVGASRKSFIDKISPSSPSQRLGGCLAAALVSAFAEINILRVHDVLLHKQFFEVLTAIAKAKRD
- the cdaA gene encoding diadenylate cyclase CdaA, with the translated sequence MEFLIPRFQDIVDILIIAFLIYQALLIVRKSGGYQVLWGLLFVVILYILAVVFNLKMVGSLLSAIRNYWFIAVVIIFQPELRSILARLNLPRELSKAFNKQEKSSLYAPLIDAVSSMSFRKIGALIVLENKRKLNEFIYSGEPLDAAVSMRLILTIFNPKSVLHDGAIIIRDQRIMAAKVVLPLSQKPEYMHKFGTRHLAGIGITEISDAIAIIVSEQTGQVSVARSGKIQTDVAFEELLQILTDATK